Proteins from a genomic interval of Psychrobacter urativorans:
- a CDS encoding thiazole synthase has product MSQVLTPTLSLTNHQSPLVNDTFTVGSRTFSSRLLVGTGKYKDMNETGAAIAASGAEIVTVAIRRTNIGQNCDEPNLLDVISPDKYTILPNTAGCFDADSAIRTCKLARELLGGHNLVKLEVLGDEKSLYPNVMETLKAAKVLIDDGFEVMVYTSDDPIVAQELESMGCVAIMPLGSLIGSGLGLLNRHTLSLIIENAKVPVLVDAGVGTASDAAIAMELGCDGVLMNSAIANAQNPVMMAQAMKHAVWAGREAFLAGRMPMRKMATASSPQTGYFFQ; this is encoded by the coding sequence ATGTCACAAGTTTTGACGCCAACCCTAAGCCTTACTAATCATCAATCGCCTCTCGTCAATGATACTTTCACTGTTGGTAGTCGCACGTTTTCCTCGCGTTTGTTAGTCGGTACGGGGAAATATAAAGATATGAACGAAACCGGAGCCGCCATTGCCGCCTCTGGGGCAGAAATTGTCACCGTGGCTATTCGTCGCACCAATATCGGTCAAAATTGTGACGAGCCCAATTTGCTTGATGTCATTTCACCTGATAAATACACCATTTTGCCTAATACTGCCGGTTGCTTTGATGCTGATAGCGCCATTCGCACCTGTAAACTTGCTCGCGAGCTGTTAGGCGGGCATAATCTAGTGAAGCTTGAAGTGTTGGGTGATGAAAAAAGCCTATATCCGAATGTTATGGAAACGCTAAAAGCAGCAAAAGTATTGATTGATGATGGTTTTGAAGTGATGGTTTATACGTCGGACGACCCTATCGTCGCGCAAGAGTTAGAAAGTATGGGCTGCGTAGCGATTATGCCATTAGGTAGCTTGATTGGGTCAGGTTTGGGCTTGCTCAATCGCCATACGCTGAGCCTGATTATTGAAAATGCCAAAGTGCCGGTATTGGTCGATGCGGGTGTGGGTACGGCTTCTGATGCGGCAATTGCGATGGAGCTTGGCTGTGATGGTGTGCTGATGAACTCCGCGATTGCCAATGCGCAAAATCCAGTCATGATGGCACAGGCAATGAAACACGCGGTTTGGGCAGGACGCGAGGCATTTTTAGCCGGACGGATGCCGATGCGTAAAATGGCAACCGCCAGCTCACCGCAAACGGGTTACTTTTTCCAATAA
- the gspE gene encoding type II secretion system ATPase GspE, whose translation MMQLPYSFAKRHQLLIILAMDPELPPTVLLTKATPLSAINEAARFLQQQGVRSVPVYERVSADDFEKRMNAAYAGNTGESQHIAAGLEDHPDLDSLADSVPETEDLMDQQDDAPIIRLINALLSEAIRLNASDIHIETFEKRLVVRFRVDGELKEIITPKRQLAPLLVSRIKVMAKLDIAEKRVPQDGRISLRLAGREVDVRVSTLPSSFGERVVMRLLDKQAGHLNMTYLGLADNDYDELKRLIHRPHGIILVTGPTGSGKTTTLYAALTDLNDQTRNILTAEDPIEFQLDGIGQTQVNNKVDMTFAKSLRAMLRQDPDVVMVGEIRDIETAEIAVQASLTGHLVLSTLHTNTAIGAVTRLQDMGIEPFLLSSSLIGVVAQRLVRTLCTHCLTWQLADTEQAKLFTEIGINAETAVNLPKAVGCDKCNQSGFKGRTAIYEVVPIDDDMRRMIHSNTAEYELEAYARKQTPSIRADGLRKVIAGRTTLEEVLRVTKESALLEDALIV comes from the coding sequence ATGATGCAACTGCCGTACAGTTTTGCCAAACGCCATCAGCTGTTGATTATTCTAGCGATGGATCCTGAGCTGCCACCGACAGTGCTACTGACTAAAGCCACGCCATTATCGGCGATTAATGAGGCAGCGCGGTTTTTGCAGCAGCAAGGTGTACGCAGTGTGCCAGTATATGAAAGGGTCAGCGCCGACGATTTTGAAAAACGTATGAACGCGGCGTATGCGGGCAATACGGGTGAGTCACAGCATATCGCAGCAGGTCTTGAAGATCACCCTGACCTTGATAGCTTAGCAGATAGCGTTCCTGAGACCGAAGATTTGATGGATCAGCAAGATGATGCGCCCATCATTCGCCTGATTAACGCGCTATTATCCGAAGCCATTCGCCTAAATGCCTCTGATATTCATATTGAAACCTTTGAGAAAAGGTTAGTGGTGCGCTTTCGTGTTGATGGTGAGCTAAAAGAAATTATTACCCCGAAACGTCAATTAGCCCCATTATTAGTATCACGTATTAAAGTCATGGCAAAGCTCGATATTGCTGAAAAACGTGTGCCGCAAGATGGGCGCATTAGCTTACGGTTGGCAGGGCGTGAAGTCGACGTGCGTGTATCGACGTTACCGTCAAGCTTTGGTGAAAGGGTAGTAATGCGTCTGCTCGACAAGCAAGCCGGACATCTTAATATGACGTATTTGGGGCTTGCTGATAACGACTATGATGAGCTGAAGCGCTTAATTCATCGACCACACGGCATTATCTTGGTCACAGGTCCGACAGGTTCTGGCAAAACTACCACCCTTTATGCCGCATTAACAGACTTAAACGACCAAACGCGCAATATTTTAACCGCTGAAGATCCGATTGAGTTTCAGCTGGATGGCATTGGGCAAACGCAAGTGAATAATAAAGTCGATATGACTTTCGCTAAAAGTCTGCGTGCGATGTTACGGCAAGATCCTGATGTGGTGATGGTTGGGGAAATTCGCGATATTGAAACGGCTGAGATTGCGGTGCAAGCGTCACTCACTGGACATTTGGTATTATCAACTTTGCACACTAATACCGCGATTGGAGCGGTTACGCGCTTGCAAGATATGGGTATTGAGCCTTTTTTATTATCGTCATCATTGATTGGCGTGGTGGCACAACGCCTCGTGCGCACGCTATGTACGCATTGTCTGACATGGCAACTTGCGGATACAGAGCAGGCTAAATTATTTACTGAAATTGGTATTAACGCTGAGACTGCGGTTAATCTTCCTAAAGCCGTTGGTTGTGATAAATGCAATCAGTCAGGATTTAAAGGGAGAACCGCGATATATGAAGTGGTGCCCATTGATGATGATATGCGGCGCATGATTCATAGCAATACCGCAGAATATGAGCTAGAAGCCTATGCGCGTAAGCAAACGCCTTCGATTCGCGCTGATGGTTTGCGTAAAGTGATTGCAGGGCGCACAACGTTAGAAGAAGTCTTGCGCGTCACCAAAGAGAGCGCCCTACTTGAGGACGCTTTGATAGTTTAA
- a CDS encoding RidA family protein, which yields MSTHTKTLTSTLSSVLLASACALTMTMSATAAPAAAPIAVSKTAPIFYGDGGKYPFSDAVRVGDTLYMSGQIGFKDGKLVKGGIKTETKQALDNIQAVLLQYGYKKSNIIKCSAMLTDMDDFSDFNKVYQTELAKPYPVRSAFGVAELAAGASVEIECIAAK from the coding sequence ATGTCTACTCATACTAAAACGCTTACGAGCACTTTATCATCTGTGTTACTGGCGAGCGCGTGTGCACTAACTATGACCATGAGCGCCACAGCGGCTCCGGCAGCAGCACCTATCGCTGTGAGTAAAACCGCCCCAATTTTTTATGGTGATGGCGGCAAGTATCCTTTTTCTGATGCGGTACGCGTTGGCGATACTTTATATATGTCAGGGCAAATTGGCTTTAAAGATGGCAAATTAGTCAAGGGTGGTATCAAAACTGAAACCAAGCAAGCATTAGATAATATCCAAGCGGTGTTATTACAATATGGTTATAAAAAGTCCAACATCATCAAATGTAGCGCTATGCTCACCGATATGGATGACTTTTCTGACTTTAATAAAGTCTATCAAACCGAGCTGGCTAAGCCTTATCCGGTACGCTCAGCCTTTGGTGTGGCAGAGTTAGCAGCAGGCGCGAGCGTTGAGATTGAATGTATCGCAGCAAAATAA
- a CDS encoding DUF4442 domain-containing protein: MSGLLKKIPTTSNATLPAKTADTLNPQMDTANIKVKPVKNQFTKLLSVTKYLPAAVRSTVLSKAFGKVVPYVGTTGICYETVEPNKVVVSLNNSKAVQNHIGSIHAVAVTLLAETATGFILGLNLPSDRILLIKSYSVNFYRPLTKGQVAAIATLSDEQRLDILNTPKGEMVIPCVINDRESDRERDPIVVEMTWAWIPKSELEARRQGKEVNQEQAPENKDENAQTA; the protein is encoded by the coding sequence ATGTCAGGATTATTAAAAAAAATACCCACTACATCCAATGCTACCTTACCAGCCAAAACTGCTGATACGCTCAACCCTCAAATGGACACTGCCAACATTAAAGTCAAGCCAGTGAAAAATCAATTTACCAAGTTATTATCCGTCACTAAATATTTACCAGCTGCGGTACGCTCAACTGTTTTATCCAAAGCGTTTGGTAAAGTGGTGCCGTATGTGGGCACGACGGGCATCTGTTACGAAACCGTTGAACCCAATAAAGTCGTGGTCAGCTTAAATAATAGCAAGGCGGTGCAAAATCATATTGGCTCTATTCATGCGGTTGCCGTGACTTTACTTGCCGAAACCGCCACTGGTTTTATATTGGGGTTAAATTTACCCTCCGATCGGATATTGCTGATTAAATCCTACTCCGTTAATTTTTATCGCCCGCTTACCAAAGGTCAAGTTGCCGCTATCGCCACCTTATCCGATGAGCAGCGCTTAGATATTTTAAATACGCCTAAAGGTGAAATGGTCATTCCTTGCGTGATTAATGACCGTGAATCAGACCGTGAGCGTGATCCCATCGTGGTTGAGATGACGTGGGCGTGGATACCCAAATCTGAGTTAGAAGCACGCCGACAAGGCAAAGAGGTCAACCAAGAACAAGCCCCTGAAAATAAAGATGAGAATGCTCAGACAGCATGA